A single Sphingomonas kaistensis DNA region contains:
- a CDS encoding sulfite exporter TauE/SafE family protein, translating to MSEIAGILLAAGAGLIGGAMNALAGGGTFATLPALIALGLPANIANATSNVALLPGAATSAWAFRKELGPVAGISVLVLAALTFGFGLVGSYLLVVTPAATFDIIIPWLLLFAFVVMALGKGAADWLHKRVTIGRPTLLASQALLGVYGGYFGGGVGLITTALYGLLANISPRELFAIRTAMLAVANMAAAIVFIGFAMVWWWACVPMLVGSVIGGWLGALLGKRLSARAVRWWTLLVTGATTAVFFVRAYG from the coding sequence TTGAGCGAGATTGCCGGAATCCTGCTCGCGGCCGGCGCGGGGCTGATCGGAGGGGCGATGAACGCGCTGGCGGGCGGGGGGACGTTCGCGACCTTGCCGGCGCTGATCGCGCTGGGGTTGCCGGCCAACATCGCCAATGCGACCAGTAATGTCGCGCTGCTGCCCGGCGCGGCGACGAGTGCGTGGGCGTTCCGCAAGGAATTGGGGCCGGTGGCCGGCATTTCGGTGCTGGTGCTGGCCGCGCTGACGTTCGGGTTCGGACTGGTCGGAAGCTATCTGCTCGTCGTCACGCCGGCGGCGACATTCGATATCATCATCCCGTGGCTGCTGCTGTTCGCCTTCGTGGTGATGGCGCTGGGCAAGGGCGCGGCCGACTGGTTGCACAAGCGGGTGACGATCGGGCGGCCGACCCTGCTCGCCTCGCAGGCGCTGCTGGGCGTTTATGGCGGCTATTTCGGCGGCGGCGTGGGGTTGATCACCACCGCGCTCTACGGGCTGCTGGCGAATATCTCGCCGCGCGAATTGTTCGCGATCCGGACGGCGATGCTGGCGGTGGCGAACATGGCGGCGGCGATCGTGTTCATTGGCTTTGCGATGGTGTGGTGGTGGGCGTGCGTGCCGATGCTGGTGGGGTCGGTGATCGGCGGATGGCTGGGCGCGCTGCTCGGCAAGCGCTTGTCGGCGCGGGCGGTGCGGTGGTGGACCCTGCTGGTGACGGGCGCGACCACCGCGGTGTTTTTCGTGCGGGCCTACGGCTGA
- a CDS encoding arginyltransferase: MTAPFRFPKFFVTSPAPCPYLPGKIERKVFTELSGHHAGELNEALGRIGFRRSQSVAYRPSCIDCQACVSVRVAASEFAPTATQRKLMKRHADLEVTACKPWTTEEQFDLLRRYLAVRHPGGGMAEMDDNDFADMVEQTPVRTYVVEYREPSVDGRPGKLVGACLSDQQSDGLSMIYSFFDPSLADRKGLGTFIILDHIQRAARAGLPYVYLGYWVEGSERMAYKAKFRPMERLGRDGWKRFEPGEMPPASGMRGTGLRKV; this comes from the coding sequence TTGACCGCTCCGTTCCGCTTTCCGAAATTCTTCGTCACCTCGCCGGCGCCTTGTCCGTATCTTCCGGGCAAGATCGAGCGGAAGGTGTTCACGGAATTATCGGGGCATCATGCCGGTGAGTTGAACGAGGCGCTGGGCCGAATCGGGTTCCGCCGCTCGCAATCGGTCGCTTATCGGCCGAGCTGCATCGACTGCCAGGCCTGCGTGTCGGTCCGTGTCGCGGCAAGTGAGTTCGCGCCGACCGCCACCCAGCGCAAGCTGATGAAGCGCCACGCCGATCTCGAAGTCACGGCGTGCAAGCCGTGGACCACCGAGGAACAGTTCGATCTCCTCCGCCGCTATCTTGCCGTGCGTCATCCCGGCGGCGGAATGGCCGAGATGGACGACAACGACTTTGCCGACATGGTCGAGCAGACCCCGGTCCGCACCTATGTCGTCGAATATCGCGAGCCGTCGGTCGATGGCCGTCCGGGCAAGCTCGTCGGCGCCTGCCTCAGCGATCAGCAGAGCGACGGGCTGAGCATGATTTACAGCTTCTTCGATCCCAGTCTGGCCGATCGTAAGGGTTTGGGCACCTTTATCATCCTAGACCATATCCAACGGGCGGCGCGTGCAGGTCTGCCCTATGTGTACCTCGGCTATTGGGTCGAGGGGTCGGAGCGGATGGCCTACAAAGCTAAGTTCCGGCCGATGGAGCGGCTTGGACGCGACGGTTGGAAGCGGTTCGAGCCAGGTGAAATGCCCCCTGCATCCGGCATGCGGGGAACGGGTTTGCGGAAGGTCTGA
- a CDS encoding RNA pseudouridine synthase, translated as MQQLLSSFILFIDGEAFVMDKPAGLPVDTPKRGGESVERRLDELRFGFKRFPTAMHRLDQDTSGCLLFARHPAARAKIQQAFESGQVEKTYLALLAGTVEGEGGEIDLPLSKKSSAEAGWRMVGDPKGQRAVTRWRKIAERDDRTLVEFRPLTGRTHQIRVHAREGLGAGIVGDRVYGVPGGPMLLHAQRLVVPRGNKAAIDVTAPLPAHWGEWASLVPGGTTGESEAPQSPEVRAPLTEVGTGAAGTTEDHEA; from the coding sequence ATGCAGCAGCTTCTTTCCTCGTTCATCCTGTTCATCGACGGCGAAGCCTTTGTGATGGACAAGCCCGCCGGCCTCCCGGTCGATACGCCCAAGCGCGGGGGGGAGAGCGTGGAGCGGCGGCTCGACGAACTGCGGTTCGGGTTCAAGCGCTTTCCGACCGCGATGCACCGGCTCGACCAGGATACGTCGGGCTGCCTGCTGTTCGCGAGGCACCCGGCGGCGCGGGCCAAGATCCAGCAGGCGTTCGAAAGCGGCCAAGTCGAGAAGACCTATCTCGCGCTGCTCGCCGGGACAGTCGAGGGCGAGGGAGGCGAGATCGACCTGCCGTTGTCCAAGAAAAGCTCGGCCGAAGCCGGGTGGCGGATGGTCGGCGATCCCAAGGGGCAGCGCGCGGTGACGCGCTGGCGCAAGATCGCCGAAAGGGACGACCGCACCCTGGTCGAATTCCGGCCGCTGACCGGGCGGACGCACCAGATCCGCGTTCACGCACGCGAAGGGCTGGGCGCGGGGATCGTCGGCGACCGGGTTTACGGCGTGCCGGGCGGGCCGATGCTGCTCCATGCGCAGCGGCTGGTGGTGCCGCGCGGCAACAAGGCGGCGATCGACGTTACCGCGCCGCTGCCCGCGCATTGGGGCGAATGGGCGAGCCTGGTGCCGGGCGGCACGACTGGCGAGAGCGAAGCGCCGCAATCGCCTGAGGTTCGGGCCCCCTTGACTGAGGTCGGGACAGGCGCCGCCGGGACGACGGAAGATCATGAAGCCTGA
- a CDS encoding LLM class flavin-dependent oxidoreductase, which yields MRFGYWMPVFGGWLRNDPDEGPPANWEAVRDLTLRSEETGWDLTLIAELFLNDIKGVEQPALDAWSTAAALAAVTSSIELMVAVRPNFHHPALLAKQAANIDRISGGRLALNVVSSWWKEEAEQYGLAFDQHDDRYARTAEWLTVVDGLWREERFSHEGERYRLKDAIVSPKPVRRPIVYAGGESDAAKSLIARQCDAYVMHGDPVEAIAAKIGDMKRRRGEADGAPMPFGMAAYAIVRDSEAEAQRELERITAMPATPPPGFANFDQWLSGTELERTLKLQEYSVSNRGLRPNLVGTSEQIADRIRAYEAVGLDLLLLQMSPQAEEMDRFAATVMAPMRTGKL from the coding sequence ATGAGGTTCGGATATTGGATGCCCGTGTTCGGCGGGTGGCTTCGCAACGATCCCGATGAAGGGCCGCCGGCAAACTGGGAGGCGGTACGCGATCTGACCCTGCGCTCGGAAGAGACTGGTTGGGACCTGACCCTGATCGCAGAGCTGTTCCTCAACGACATCAAGGGGGTCGAGCAGCCCGCGCTCGACGCCTGGAGCACCGCCGCCGCGCTTGCCGCCGTGACATCGAGCATCGAGCTGATGGTCGCGGTGCGGCCCAACTTCCATCATCCGGCGCTGCTGGCCAAGCAGGCGGCGAACATCGATCGGATCAGCGGCGGGCGGCTCGCGCTCAATGTCGTGTCGAGCTGGTGGAAGGAGGAAGCCGAGCAATATGGCCTCGCCTTCGACCAGCATGACGATCGCTATGCCCGCACGGCCGAGTGGCTGACCGTGGTCGACGGCTTGTGGCGCGAGGAAAGGTTCAGCCACGAGGGCGAGCGCTACCGGCTCAAGGACGCCATCGTCTCGCCCAAGCCGGTGCGGCGACCGATCGTCTATGCCGGCGGCGAGAGCGACGCTGCCAAGTCGCTGATCGCGCGGCAGTGCGATGCCTACGTGATGCATGGCGATCCGGTCGAGGCGATCGCGGCCAAGATTGGCGACATGAAGCGCCGGCGCGGCGAGGCGGACGGTGCGCCGATGCCATTCGGCATGGCCGCTTATGCGATCGTTCGCGACAGCGAAGCCGAGGCGCAGCGCGAGCTCGAACGGATCACCGCCATGCCAGCCACACCGCCGCCCGGCTTCGCCAATTTCGACCAGTGGCTCTCGGGCACGGAGCTCGAGCGGACGCTGAAGCTGCAGGAGTATAGCGTTTCCAATCGCGGCCTGCGCCCGAACCTCGTCGGGACGTCCGAGCAGATCGCCGATCGGATTCGCGCTTATGAAGCCGTGGGCCTTGATCTGCTGCTGCTTCAGATGAGCCCGCAGGCCGAGGAAATGGACCGATTTGCAGCCACCGTGATGGCGCCGATGCGGACCGGGAAGCTTTAG
- a CDS encoding PEPxxWA-CTERM sorting domain-containing protein, translated as MRKSVAIMAAAGLLGLAGSGNAAVVQLNISGTAVGTQTTLVCGLGPCSAPSPTLSQSYATNFNQSLLPFDLREGDNAFTHGALSGIGFYSGIINNTNGVLTGRDLYYSYENPGVRTITVGSSYINASARTFAVNAIAPVPEPATWALMLIGFGAIGTAMRRAHRRTLQAA; from the coding sequence ATGCGTAAGTCTGTAGCGATCATGGCGGCGGCCGGCCTTTTGGGCCTTGCGGGTTCCGGCAATGCAGCAGTGGTCCAGCTCAACATCAGCGGCACCGCGGTCGGCACCCAGACGACGCTCGTATGCGGCCTGGGGCCGTGCAGTGCGCCGAGCCCGACGCTGAGCCAGTCCTACGCAACCAACTTCAACCAGTCGCTGCTCCCCTTCGACCTGAGGGAAGGCGATAACGCCTTCACCCATGGCGCGCTGAGCGGGATCGGGTTTTATTCGGGCATCATCAACAACACCAACGGCGTGCTGACGGGCCGCGACCTGTATTATTCTTACGAGAACCCGGGCGTGCGCACGATCACGGTCGGGAGCAGCTACATCAATGCGTCGGCTCGGACCTTCGCGGTCAATGCGATCGCTCCGGTGCCCGAGCCCGCGACGTGGGCGCTGATGCTGATCGGGTTCGGCGCGATCGGAACAGCGATGCGCCGGGCGCACAGGCGGACCTTGCAGGCCGCCTGA
- the arfB gene encoding alternative ribosome rescue aminoacyl-tRNA hydrolase ArfB yields MKPDDVRLPDEALSETFLASTGPGGQNVNKVATACQLRCNVFALGLPLHAYEKLKLIAGSKLTQGGELIITARTHRSQEANRDEARRRLRDLIAEAHQRDAKRRPTKPSRAAKAKRVETKKGRGAVKAMRGRVSLE; encoded by the coding sequence ATGAAGCCTGACGACGTTCGCTTGCCGGACGAAGCGCTGAGCGAGACGTTTCTCGCCAGCACCGGACCGGGCGGCCAGAACGTCAACAAGGTCGCGACCGCCTGCCAGCTGAGATGCAACGTCTTCGCGCTGGGACTGCCGCTGCACGCCTATGAAAAGCTCAAGCTGATCGCGGGATCGAAGCTGACGCAGGGCGGCGAACTCATCATCACGGCGCGCACCCATCGCAGCCAGGAAGCCAACCGCGACGAAGCCCGCCGCCGCCTGCGCGACCTGATCGCCGAGGCCCACCAGCGCGACGCCAAACGCCGCCCAACCAAACCCAGCCGCGCGGCCAAGGCGAAAAGGGTGGAGACCAAGAAGGGCAGAGGTGCGGTGAAGGCGATGCGGGGACGGGTTAGCTTGGAATGA
- a CDS encoding VCBS repeat-containing protein: MFSRQAEDQYLALDQFSSRASLESIASEATTFRSPSTLSVMSQSTVGARAFSAATPVSTTYFELPDLVLNNFGVSQGWNGQRLFPRLLGDVNGDGFTDILGLSFNGLLVSYGTASGQFTQPAFIYGRTFFPRQNSYDEEYSLGFKLNDVNGDKRADLVEFLPGGVSVLLGQSDGTFGPATRTINDFGFKQGWTIPQYTPRLMADVNGDGRSDIVGFGYAGALVALATGETGQNQFKDPILGLADFGLNQGWRDADLFPRALGDVNGDGLADIVGFGDEGVSVSLSNGDGTFAPMFFALNDFGLAQGWSSQTFFKRLVGDVNGDNRADIVGFGTAGVYVALGRSDGTFSAPALDVVDFTSRQGWTNDNLYYRDLADLNNDGHLDIAGFGTAGVLAGLNTSSHFLV, encoded by the coding sequence ATGTTCAGTCGACAAGCGGAAGATCAGTACCTCGCGCTTGACCAGTTTTCCTCGCGAGCTTCCTTAGAGTCGATTGCGTCGGAAGCGACCACTTTCCGGTCGCCCTCGACTTTATCTGTAATGAGCCAGTCGACTGTTGGCGCGAGGGCATTTTCCGCCGCGACCCCGGTATCGACGACCTACTTCGAGCTCCCGGATCTTGTTCTGAACAACTTCGGCGTGAGCCAAGGCTGGAATGGCCAGCGCCTTTTTCCCCGCTTGCTCGGCGATGTGAACGGCGACGGGTTCACTGACATCCTGGGGCTTAGTTTCAACGGGTTGCTGGTGTCCTACGGAACCGCAAGCGGCCAATTTACCCAACCTGCCTTTATTTATGGCCGTACGTTTTTTCCGAGGCAGAACTCCTACGACGAGGAGTATTCGCTTGGTTTCAAGCTCAATGACGTGAACGGAGACAAGAGGGCCGATCTCGTGGAATTCCTGCCCGGCGGCGTGAGCGTCCTCCTGGGGCAAAGCGACGGTACGTTTGGTCCCGCGACGCGGACCATCAACGACTTCGGCTTCAAGCAGGGCTGGACCATACCACAATACACGCCGCGGTTGATGGCCGATGTGAATGGCGACGGGCGGTCCGACATCGTCGGCTTCGGTTATGCCGGAGCGCTGGTGGCGCTTGCCACGGGGGAGACCGGCCAGAACCAGTTCAAGGATCCTATTCTGGGCCTTGCCGACTTCGGTCTCAATCAGGGGTGGCGCGACGCCGATCTTTTTCCCAGGGCCCTTGGCGATGTGAATGGCGATGGATTGGCGGACATTGTCGGGTTCGGGGACGAGGGGGTGTCGGTTTCCCTGTCAAACGGCGATGGCACGTTCGCACCGATGTTCTTCGCGCTGAACGATTTCGGGCTGGCCCAGGGCTGGTCGAGCCAGACATTCTTCAAGAGATTGGTCGGCGATGTGAACGGAGACAATCGCGCGGACATCGTGGGGTTCGGCACCGCCGGCGTCTACGTGGCGCTCGGTCGTAGCGACGGGACTTTTTCCGCTCCAGCCCTCGACGTCGTTGATTTCACGTCGCGGCAAGGCTGGACCAACGACAACCTCTATTACCGTGACCTTGCTGACCTCAACAACGACGGGCATCTGGACATCGCCGGCTTCGGCACGGCGGGCGTGTTGGCAGGACTGAATACGAGCTCGCATTTTCTTGTTTAG
- the ctrA gene encoding response regulator transcription factor CtrA, translated as MRVLLIEDEPTTAKAIELMLGTEGFNVYTTDLGEEGLDLGKLYDYDIICLDLNLPDMHGYDVLKKLRTAKVSTPVLILSGIGEMDSKVRALGFGADDYVTKPFHRDELVARIHAIVRRSKGHSQSVIRTGKLAVNLDAKTVEVDGARVHLTGKEYAMLELLSLRKGTTLTKEMFLNHLYGGMDEPELKIIDVFICKLRKKLSLACGGDNYIETVWGRGYVLRDSAEAEVEVPEAAVA; from the coding sequence ATGCGCGTTCTGCTGATCGAGGATGAACCGACCACTGCCAAGGCGATCGAGCTCATGCTCGGCACCGAGGGGTTCAATGTCTACACCACCGACCTTGGGGAAGAAGGCCTCGATCTCGGCAAGCTGTATGATTACGACATCATTTGTCTGGACCTCAACCTTCCCGACATGCACGGCTACGACGTGCTGAAGAAGCTTCGCACCGCCAAGGTCTCGACCCCGGTGCTGATCCTGTCGGGCATCGGCGAGATGGACAGCAAGGTCCGGGCCCTGGGCTTCGGCGCCGACGATTATGTCACCAAGCCCTTCCACCGCGACGAGCTGGTGGCGCGTATCCACGCCATCGTGCGCCGTTCCAAGGGCCACAGCCAAAGCGTCATTCGGACCGGCAAGCTGGCGGTCAATCTCGACGCCAAGACGGTCGAGGTCGACGGTGCCCGCGTGCATCTGACCGGCAAGGAATATGCGATGCTGGAGCTGTTGTCGCTCCGCAAGGGTACCACGCTGACCAAGGAAATGTTCCTTAATCATCTCTATGGCGGGATGGACGAGCCCGAACTCAAGATCATCGACGTCTTCATCTGCAAGCTGCGCAAGAAGCTCAGCCTCGCATGCGGCGGCGACAATTACATCGAAACGGTATGGGGCCGCGGATACGTGCTGCGCGATTCGGCCGAGGCTGAGGTCGAGGTGCCGGAAGCGGCGGTCGCCTGA